The genome window ATCTATGGGATGACCGGCGGCCAGTACTCACCCACCACCCCCTATGGCGCCCGGGCCGCCACAGCCAAACATGGACATATCGAACACGCCTTTTCCATTGCCGAACTGGCAGTGACCGCCGGGGCCTCCTTTGTGGCCCGGGGCACGGTCTACCATGCGGCCCAGCTCGACACCCTGATCGAAAAGGCCATCAGCAGGACCGGCTTCAGCGTGGTGGAGATCATGTCCAACTGCCATGTCCAGTTCGGCCGGCGCAACAAGATGGCCGACCCGGTGACCATGCTGAAATGGTTCCGCGACCGGGCGGTGCGCACCCAGGATGCCGTTGATCTGCATCCCGACTCCCTGAGCGACAAATTCACCATCGGAGTACTCGCTGATGTGGAAAAGCCCAGCTACATCGCTGAATACGAAAAAATAAGGATTCGGGCCAAAAAGAAAAAATAAATACGATGCAGGAAGAACGATACGAAATCCGCTTGAGCGGCTCCGGCGGCCAGGGGATCATCCTGGCGGCGGTTATCCTGGCCGAGGCCGCCGGGGTCCGGCTTGATTACCATGTCTGCCAGACCCAGAGCTACGGCCCCGAGGCCCGGGGCGGACGCTGCAAG of Desulfobacterales bacterium contains these proteins:
- a CDS encoding 2-oxoacid:ferredoxin oxidoreductase subunit beta, translating into MSTIRQEYLRHDKKFPHVWCPGCGNGIVLGAMLRAIHRLELAKDEIVLVSGIGCSGRMPVYVDFNTLHTTHGRALTFATGIKLARPALTVLAVMGDGDATAIGGNHFIHAARRNLNFTAIIINNQIYGMTGGQYSPTTPYGARAATAKHGHIEHAFSIAELAVTAGASFVARGTVYHAAQLDTLIEKAISRTGFSVVEIMSNCHVQFGRRNKMADPVTMLKWFRDRAVRTQDAVDLHPDSLSDKFTIGVLADVEKPSYIAEYEKIRIRAKKKK